Proteins from one Bacteroides zhangwenhongii genomic window:
- the scpA gene encoding methylmalonyl-CoA mutase, whose protein sequence is MRKDFKNIDIYAAFQPANGAEWQKANGISADWKTPEHIEVKPVYTKEDLEGMEHLGYAAGLPPYLRGPYSVMYTLRPWTIRQYAGFSTAEESNAFYRRNLASGQKGLSVAFDLATHRGYDPDHERVVGDVGKAGVSICSLENMKVLFDGIPLNKMSVSMTMNGAVLPVMAFYINAGLEQGAKLEEMAGTIQNDILKEFMVRNTYIYPPAFSMKIISDIFEYTSQKMPKFNSISISGYHMQEAGATADIELAYTLADGLEYLRAGTAAGIDIDAFAPRLSFFWAIGTNHFMEIAKMRAARMLWAKIVKQFNPKNPKSLALRTHSQTSGWSLTEQDPFNNVGRTCIEAMAAALGHTQSLHTNALDEAIALPTDFSARIARNTQIYIQEETYICKNVDPWGGSYYVETLTNELAHKAWEHIQEIEKLGGMAKAIETGIPKMRIEEAAARTQARIDSGQQTIVGVNKYRLDKEAPIDILEIDNTAVRLEQIENLKRLKEGRNQAEVDKALAAITECVKTGKGNLLELAVEAARVRATLGEISSACEQVVGRYKAIIRTISGVYSSESKNDSDFKRACELAEKFAKKEGRQPRIMIAKMGQDGHDRGAKVVATGYADCGFDVDMGPLFQTPAEAAREAVENDVHVVGVSSLAAGHKTLVPQIIEELKKLGREDIVVIAGGVIPAQDYDFLYKAGVAAIFGPGTPVAKAACQILEILMDEE, encoded by the coding sequence ATGAGAAAAGATTTTAAAAACATTGATATATATGCCGCATTTCAGCCTGCTAACGGTGCTGAATGGCAAAAGGCTAACGGTATCTCCGCTGATTGGAAAACACCGGAACACATCGAAGTGAAGCCTGTTTATACAAAAGAAGACCTTGAAGGAATGGAACATCTCGGCTATGCTGCCGGACTTCCTCCGTACCTGCGTGGTCCGTACTCGGTAATGTACACTCTGCGTCCTTGGACGATCCGTCAATACGCCGGATTCTCCACTGCCGAAGAATCAAATGCTTTCTATCGCCGTAACCTGGCTTCCGGTCAGAAGGGGTTGTCGGTTGCGTTCGACTTGGCTACGCATCGCGGCTACGACCCCGATCACGAACGTGTGGTAGGTGACGTAGGTAAAGCGGGTGTATCTATCTGTTCTTTGGAAAACATGAAGGTCCTGTTCGACGGTATTCCTTTGAACAAGATGTCCGTATCCATGACAATGAACGGGGCGGTGCTTCCGGTTATGGCATTCTACATCAATGCCGGTCTGGAGCAAGGTGCGAAATTGGAAGAAATGGCAGGTACTATCCAAAATGATATCCTGAAAGAATTCATGGTGCGTAATACCTATATTTACCCGCCTGCATTCTCAATGAAAATTATTTCCGACATCTTTGAGTATACTTCGCAGAAGATGCCTAAGTTCAACTCCATTTCCATTTCCGGTTACCATATGCAGGAGGCAGGTGCTACCGCAGATATCGAGTTGGCTTATACGCTTGCCGACGGTCTTGAATATCTTCGTGCCGGAACTGCCGCCGGTATTGATATCGATGCATTTGCTCCGCGTCTGTCTTTCTTCTGGGCGATTGGAACGAACCATTTCATGGAAATTGCCAAAATGCGTGCCGCGCGTATGTTGTGGGCGAAGATTGTGAAACAGTTTAACCCGAAGAATCCGAAATCATTGGCACTGCGTACCCACTCACAGACTTCCGGTTGGTCATTGACCGAACAAGATCCGTTCAATAACGTGGGACGTACTTGTATCGAAGCGATGGCTGCCGCTTTGGGACATACACAGTCTTTGCATACCAATGCGTTGGATGAGGCTATCGCACTTCCGACGGACTTCTCCGCACGTATTGCCCGTAACACTCAGATCTACATTCAGGAAGAAACATACATTTGCAAGAATGTTGACCCGTGGGGTGGTTCTTATTATGTAGAGACTCTGACGAACGAGTTGGCGCATAAGGCTTGGGAGCATATTCAGGAGATTGAAAAACTGGGTGGCATGGCAAAAGCTATCGAAACAGGTATTCCTAAGATGCGTATCGAAGAGGCCGCTGCACGTACACAAGCTCGTATCGACAGTGGTCAGCAGACGATTGTCGGTGTGAACAAGTATCGTCTGGACAAAGAAGCTCCGATCGATATTCTTGAAATTGATAATACGGCGGTTCGTCTTGAACAGATCGAAAACCTGAAACGTCTGAAAGAGGGACGTAACCAGGCTGAGGTAGATAAAGCGTTGGCGGCTATTACCGAGTGTGTGAAGACCGGTAAGGGTAACTTGCTGGAACTGGCAGTGGAAGCAGCGCGCGTCCGTGCCACATTGGGCGAGATTTCATCTGCTTGCGAACAGGTCGTAGGACGTTATAAAGCAATAATTAGAACTATATCAGGCGTGTATTCATCAGAAAGTAAAAACGATAGCGACTTCAAGCGTGCTTGTGAACTGGCTGAGAAGTTTGCGAAGAAAGAGGGGCGTCAACCCCGTATCATGATTGCGAAGATGGGACAGGACGGTCACGACCGTGGTGCCAAAGTAGTAGCGACCGGTTATGCCGACTGCGGTTTTGACGTGGATATGGGACCGTTGTTCCAGACACCTGCGGAAGCTGCCCGTGAAGCTGTTGAAAACGATGTTCATGTAGTCGGTGTTTCTTCGTTGGCTGCCGGACATAAGACATTGGTTCCGCAGATTATTGAGGAATTAAAGAAGCTGGGGCGCGAAGATATCGTAGTGATTGCCGGTGGCGTTATTCC
- the mutA gene encoding methylmalonyl-CoA mutase small subunit: MADKKEKLFSDFSPVSTEQWMEKVTADLKGADFEKKLVWKTNEGFKVKPFYRMEDLEGLKTTDALPGEFPYLRGTKKDNNEWLVRQEIRVECPKEANAKALDILNKGVDSLSFHVKAKELNAEYLETLLNDIQAECVELNFSTCQGHVVELANLLVAYFQKKDYDVKKLRGSINYDFFNKMLTRGKEKGDMVQTGKALIEAIQPLPFYRVLNVNALSLNNAGAYISQELGYALAWGNEYMNQLTEAGIPAAIVAKKIKFNFGISSNYFLEIAKFRAARLLWANIVASYKPECVRDCDNKGPNGECRCAAKMAVHAETSTFNLTLFDAHVNLLRTQTEAMSAALGGVDSMTVTPFDKTYETPDEFSERLARNQQLLLKEESHFDKVIDPAAGSYYIENLTVSIAKQAWELFLSVEEAGGFYAALKAGTVQAAVNESNKARHKAVAQRREVLLGTNQFPNFNEKAGDKKPVEAKCCCGGGKEHTCEKDVATLVSDRAASEFEALRLETEASGKRPKAFMLTIGNLAMRQARAQYSCNFLACAGYEVIDNLGFETVEAGIEAAMAAKADIVVLCSSDDEYAEYAIPAFKALNGRAMFIVAGNPECADTLKAAGIEYFIHVRVNVLDTLKEFNAKLLK, translated from the coding sequence ATGGCAGACAAAAAAGAAAAACTCTTCTCAGACTTTTCTCCTGTCTCCACCGAACAATGGATGGAGAAGGTTACAGCCGATTTGAAAGGTGCTGATTTTGAGAAGAAGCTCGTTTGGAAAACGAACGAAGGGTTCAAAGTGAAACCTTTCTACCGGATGGAAGATCTGGAGGGTTTGAAGACTACCGATGCGCTTCCCGGAGAATTCCCTTATCTGAGGGGAACCAAGAAAGACAACAATGAGTGGCTGGTTCGTCAGGAAATCAGAGTGGAATGCCCGAAAGAAGCTAATGCAAAGGCGTTGGATATCTTGAATAAGGGTGTCGATTCACTTTCTTTCCATGTGAAAGCAAAGGAACTCAATGCGGAATATCTTGAAACATTGTTGAATGATATTCAAGCTGAGTGCGTTGAACTGAACTTCTCTACTTGCCAGGGACACGTCGTTGAGTTGGCTAATCTGCTGGTAGCTTATTTCCAGAAGAAAGATTATGATGTGAAGAAACTGAGAGGTTCTATCAACTATGATTTCTTCAATAAGATGTTGACTCGCGGTAAGGAAAAAGGCGATATGGTGCAAACGGGCAAAGCTTTGATTGAGGCCATCCAACCGCTTCCTTTCTATCGTGTACTGAATGTAAATGCTTTATCTCTGAACAATGCCGGAGCTTATATTTCTCAGGAGTTGGGTTATGCGCTGGCTTGGGGTAATGAATACATGAATCAACTGACAGAGGCCGGTATTCCCGCTGCCATTGTTGCCAAGAAAATCAAGTTCAACTTCGGTATCAGCTCCAATTACTTCCTCGAAATTGCAAAATTCCGTGCCGCACGTCTGCTTTGGGCGAATATCGTAGCTTCTTATAAGCCCGAATGTGTACGTGATTGCGACAATAAAGGTCCTAACGGTGAATGCCGTTGTGCTGCAAAAATGGCGGTTCACGCCGAAACTTCCACATTCAATCTCACTTTGTTTGATGCACACGTGAATCTGCTTCGTACGCAAACCGAAGCGATGAGTGCTGCTTTGGGAGGTGTGGATTCAATGACAGTTACCCCGTTTGACAAGACATACGAGACCCCCGATGAATTCTCCGAGCGTCTGGCACGCAACCAGCAACTGCTGCTGAAGGAAGAATCTCATTTTGATAAAGTGATTGACCCGGCTGCAGGTTCTTATTATATTGAAAACCTGACTGTCTCTATCGCTAAACAGGCTTGGGAACTCTTCCTGTCTGTCGAAGAAGCCGGTGGTTTCTATGCTGCCTTGAAAGCGGGAACAGTTCAGGCTGCTGTGAACGAAAGCAATAAAGCGCGTCATAAAGCGGTGGCACAGCGTCGTGAAGTATTGTTGGGCACCAACCAATTCCCCAACTTTAATGAAAAAGCGGGTGACAAGAAACCGGTTGAGGCAAAATGTTGTTGTGGCGGTGGCAAAGAACATACTTGTGAGAAAGATGTGGCTACTTTGGTATCCGACCGTGCTGCCAGCGAATTCGAGGCTTTGCGTCTTGAGACGGAAGCGTCCGGCAAACGTCCGAAAGCGTTCATGTTGACTATCGGTAATCTGGCAATGCGTCAGGCACGTGCGCAATACTCTTGCAACTTCCTGGCTTGTGCCGGTTATGAAGTGATTGATAATCTTGGCTTCGAAACGGTTGAGGCAGGAATAGAGGCGGCTATGGCTGCTAAGGCGGATATCGTGGTGCTTTGTTCCAGTGATGATGAATATGCGGAATATGCAATTCCCGCTTTCAAAGCTTTGAATGGCCGTGCTATGTTTATCGTCGCCGGTAATCCGGAATGTGCCGATACATTGAAAGCCGCAGGTATTGAGTACTTTATCCATGTCCGTGTGAATGTGCTGGATACCTTGAAAGAGTTTAACGCCAAACTATTGAAGTAA
- a CDS encoding putative transporter, whose amino-acid sequence MDWLQSLLWDPSSVAHIVFLYAFVVAAGVYLGKIKIFGISLGVTFVLFAGILMGHFGFTADTHILHFIREFGLILFVFCIGLQVGPSFFSSFKKGGMTLNLLAVGIVVLNIAVALGLYYLWNGRVELPMMVGILYGAVTNTPGLGAANEALNQLNYTGPQIALGYACAYPLGVVGIIGSIIAIRYIFRVNMAKEEENLKIQSGDAHHKPHMMSLEVRNESISGKTLIEIKEFLGRNFVCSRIRHEGHVSIPDHETIFNMGDQLFIVCSEEDAPAITVFIGKEVELDWEKQDLPMVSRRILVTKPEINGKTLGSMHFRSMYGVNVTRINRSGMDLFADPNLVLQVGDRVMVVGQQDAVERVAGVLGNQLKRLDTPNIVTIFVGIFLGILLGSLPIAFPGMPTPLKLGLAGGPLVVAILIGRFGHKLHLVTYTTMSANLMLREIGIVLFLASVGIDAGANFVQTVVEGDGLLYVGCGFLITVIPLLIIGAIARLYYKVNYFTLMGLIAGSNTDPPALAYANQTTAGDAPAVGYSTVYPLSMFLRILTGQMILLTMM is encoded by the coding sequence ATGGATTGGTTACAAAGTTTATTGTGGGACCCTAGTTCTGTGGCACATATCGTGTTCCTCTACGCATTTGTAGTGGCAGCCGGTGTGTATCTCGGTAAGATAAAGATATTCGGAATATCTTTAGGTGTCACGTTTGTTTTGTTTGCCGGCATCCTAATGGGACATTTCGGCTTCACGGCCGATACACACATCCTACATTTCATCCGTGAATTCGGATTGATTTTGTTCGTATTCTGTATCGGTCTTCAGGTGGGGCCGTCTTTCTTCTCTTCTTTCAAAAAAGGGGGAATGACACTAAACCTGTTGGCTGTAGGCATCGTAGTGTTAAATATTGCTGTTGCGCTGGGGCTTTATTACCTGTGGAACGGCCGGGTGGAATTGCCGATGATGGTTGGTATACTCTATGGAGCTGTGACAAACACTCCGGGACTTGGTGCCGCCAATGAAGCATTGAACCAGTTGAACTATACCGGCCCGCAGATCGCGTTGGGTTATGCGTGTGCATATCCGCTCGGTGTGGTAGGTATTATCGGTTCTATCATTGCTATCCGCTACATCTTCCGTGTCAATATGGCTAAGGAAGAAGAGAATCTGAAGATTCAAAGCGGGGACGCACACCACAAGCCGCACATGATGAGCCTTGAGGTACGCAACGAATCAATCAGCGGAAAGACACTGATTGAGATTAAAGAGTTCTTGGGACGCAACTTCGTTTGTTCGCGTATCCGCCATGAAGGGCACGTCAGTATTCCCGACCACGAGACCATATTCAATATGGGCGATCAGTTGTTTATCGTCTGCTCGGAAGAGGATGCTCCGGCTATCACCGTATTTATAGGAAAAGAGGTGGAACTCGATTGGGAGAAACAAGACCTGCCGATGGTTTCACGCCGTATCTTGGTCACCAAACCGGAGATTAACGGAAAAACGCTCGGTTCTATGCACTTCCGCAGTATGTATGGGGTAAATGTAACCCGTATCAACCGTTCCGGTATGGACCTGTTTGCCGATCCGAATCTGGTACTTCAAGTAGGTGACCGTGTGATGGTAGTAGGTCAGCAAGATGCAGTAGAACGTGTGGCAGGTGTGTTGGGTAATCAGTTGAAACGTCTGGACACTCCGAATATCGTAACTATCTTCGTCGGTATCTTCTTAGGTATTCTTCTAGGCAGCCTTCCGATTGCATTCCCGGGTATGCCGACTCCTTTGAAACTAGGTTTGGCAGGTGGTCCGCTGGTAGTAGCGATCCTTATCGGACGCTTCGGTCACAAACTCCATCTGGTAACTTACACAACAATGAGCGCCAACCTAATGCTTCGCGAAATAGGTATCGTGCTTTTCCTTGCCAGTGTCGGTATTGATGCAGGTGCCAATTTTGTGCAAACGGTAGTCGAAGGTGACGGATTGTTATACGTAGGTTGCGGTTTCCTTATCACCGTCATTCCATTGCTTATTATCGGCGCTATTGCCCGACTGTATTATAAGGTAAACTACTTCACTCTGATGGGATTGATAGCCGGTAGTAATACCGATCCTCCCGCATTGGCTTATGCCAACCAGACAACTGCCGGTGACGCTCCGGCCGTAGGGTATTCGACGGTTTATCCGCTATCTATGTTCCTCCGTATCCTAACGGGACAGATGATATTATTAACAATGATGTAA